From the genome of Nicotiana sylvestris chromosome 2, ASM39365v2, whole genome shotgun sequence, one region includes:
- the LOC104217650 gene encoding WUSCHEL-related homeobox 3-like, producing MTGHTRWSPTPEQLMTLQEMYRKGLTNPNAAQLQRVTDHLSLFGKIETKFFFYWFQNHKAREKKKLKKKLLMQMNQQQQMSMNNDLDCSNNLPLFTSSARLMAEVEDASTRLMNSLRNMNPPIPTKCDMETCMMRAQGPHFILMMDIVPNPTSLPCISSNTPLKTLELFPVTSSSSLKDLAKEIS from the exons ATGACTGGTCATACAAGATGGAGTCCAACCCCAGAGCAGCTCATGACATTACAAGAAATGTATAGGAAAGGATTGACAAATCCAAATGCTGCTCAATTACAAAGAGTAACAGATCACTTGTCTTTGTTTGGCAAGATTGAGACCAAATTTTTTTTCTATTGGTTTCAAAACCACAAAGCTAGAGAAAAAAAGAAGCTTAAGAAAAAGCTTCTTATGCAAATGAACCAACAGCAGCAAATGTCTATGAATAACGACCTCGATTGCAGCAACAATTTACCTCTTTTTACTTCATCGGCTAGATTAATG GCAGAAGTTGAAGATGCATCCACCAGACTGATGAATTCTCTCAGGAATATGAATCCTCCTATTCCAACAAAATGTGATATGGAAACTTGCATGATGAGAGCACAAGGTCCACATTTCATATTGATGATGGACATAGTTCCAAATCCAACTTCTCTTCCTTGTATTAGTAGCAATACACCCCTCAAAACCCTAGAGCTCTTCCCTGTCACATCTTCCAGCAGCCTCAAGGACTTGGCAAAGGAAATTTCATAA